Proteins from one Prevotella sp. E2-28 genomic window:
- a CDS encoding ATP-binding protein — MKYLNKIIFVNSAHIRYSEVMLDGNVHFTGTQGVGKSTLLRAILFFYNADKMHLGIRQQGQKKFDEFYLPKPTSYIIYEVSRGETEHPFSVIVFKHRNIAAFRFVDAAFQSEWLMDENHNVTSDPLIVRQRIQERRIDVSSIIDRYEQYRDIIYGNSHAGLSRDLRKYSILESTQYQNIPRIIQNVFLNERVDADFIKDTIIRSMSGDEEMRMDLRFFRTQLADFHHEYEDIQKWTKKNRNGEIEVLNTANSLIETSHNIRAKEIQLREDCGHLNYAMQEAEKNIPLLHKEIGDVKLVIQSLEDKFQALQTDYSDKRDKLVGEIRVLDTKIRDSHKKQKEYQQMGIEQMLKLAEEESTLLSSKEQIEKQIAELERQYQDIVQKYQTAIERQKMELQQYEQDRQALVNNREREFNNHQTLRLQEQAKALKEIDDEFAERFDIMARQMAELKETEHKLELKKKDAAISEPFKKEIDECRQNIEALQKKVETLSKENVERKHQMESLRKEAEIEVLKLKGSYSEPLKDIQATIDELTKQIAAENELLERAKGSFCEWLDENVPDWAETIGKVADERRILYHTALSPQLSNQTDGSLFGVNIDLSEIETSVRTPQQIEAARNDLANQQNQAKKQLSELLAKQDEGIRQIEGHYAAKIKELRETFGTTEQLLQTLPGQQKRAELLLEDLNEKQQKERDRLTKELELQKGDVLVAQSDLQMQQEALAGKKTARIRQMEKKYRDEEKEECTALETFKTETSAAIEQQTKETNLRIASIEAAQNKDLKDGGADTELINSCKQRKQGIESLLKKIKENSETIANYKLHREELFLREPEFQRDKHKFETERDNLETKYQQRKAKYEGEKKQQESHLDQKRKQVEDMEKGQEEARDFMESETCPAIIREVMAIPTKEGCSAIVGRLMRTQNELGQSENRLKETINSFRRNFSERNTFKFPLLLDSSADYMAYAQSVDDFVSNNKILEFEQLTSNVYIDILSRVSRDFGDLVVRESEIQKVIREVNYDFTQKTFAGVIRGIELKLERSSQPIILQLQNIHEFWKENHLELGQLNLFSTDNRTEANKAAVKYLERLTEELNHSAELDELKLSDTFMLKFKIEENDNSTGWIDNIKMVGSDGTDILVKAIINILLINVFKQRVSKRTGDFRIHCMMDEIGKLADENIQGILDFANQRNIFVVNSSPKSHRPLSYRRLYLLSKDEATSNTIIQPILSTKQAELL, encoded by the coding sequence ATGAAATATCTCAATAAAATCATTTTCGTAAACAGCGCACATATCCGCTATAGTGAGGTGATGCTCGATGGCAATGTGCATTTCACGGGAACGCAAGGCGTGGGTAAGAGCACACTATTGCGTGCCATCCTATTTTTCTATAATGCCGACAAGATGCATTTGGGCATTCGTCAGCAGGGACAAAAGAAGTTTGACGAGTTCTATTTGCCCAAGCCTACGTCGTATATCATCTATGAGGTGAGCCGTGGTGAGACGGAACACCCATTCTCGGTCATTGTGTTCAAGCATAGGAACATTGCAGCCTTCCGCTTTGTTGATGCGGCATTCCAAAGTGAATGGCTGATGGATGAAAATCACAATGTGACGAGTGACCCTTTGATTGTCAGGCAACGTATTCAGGAACGCAGAATAGATGTTAGCAGTATCATTGACCGCTATGAACAGTATCGTGACATCATCTACGGGAACAGCCATGCTGGACTGTCGCGTGACTTGCGTAAGTACAGTATTCTGGAAAGCACGCAATATCAGAACATTCCCCGTATCATTCAGAATGTTTTTTTGAACGAACGGGTGGATGCAGATTTCATCAAGGACACCATTATTCGCTCTATGAGTGGCGATGAAGAGATGCGTATGGATTTACGTTTCTTCCGTACACAACTGGCTGATTTCCACCATGAATATGAGGACATCCAGAAATGGACGAAGAAAAATAGAAATGGCGAGATTGAAGTGCTGAACACAGCGAACAGCCTTATTGAGACATCGCACAATATCCGGGCTAAGGAAATACAACTACGTGAGGATTGCGGACACCTGAACTATGCCATGCAGGAGGCTGAGAAGAATATTCCGCTATTGCATAAAGAGATTGGGGATGTGAAGCTGGTTATTCAGTCTCTTGAAGACAAATTCCAAGCATTACAGACAGATTATAGCGACAAACGCGACAAACTGGTTGGTGAAATAAGAGTGCTGGACACCAAGATTCGTGATAGCCACAAGAAGCAGAAAGAGTACCAACAGATGGGCATTGAACAAATGCTCAAGTTGGCGGAGGAGGAATCTACACTTCTGAGCAGCAAAGAGCAGATTGAGAAGCAGATCGCTGAGTTGGAACGGCAGTATCAAGACATAGTGCAGAAATATCAGACGGCCATTGAACGTCAGAAGATGGAGTTACAGCAATATGAGCAAGACAGACAGGCACTCGTCAATAATAGGGAGCGTGAGTTCAACAATCACCAGACCCTACGTCTGCAAGAGCAGGCCAAGGCCCTGAAAGAGATAGATGATGAGTTTGCCGAACGTTTTGACATTATGGCAAGGCAGATGGCTGAACTGAAGGAAACAGAGCATAAGCTTGAGCTGAAAAAGAAAGATGCAGCCATCAGCGAACCATTCAAGAAAGAAATAGATGAGTGTCGTCAGAATATCGAGGCTCTCCAGAAAAAGGTCGAGACTCTTTCTAAGGAGAATGTTGAGAGGAAGCACCAGATGGAATCTCTGCGTAAAGAGGCTGAGATTGAGGTGCTAAAGCTTAAAGGCAGCTATTCAGAGCCATTGAAGGACATTCAGGCGACGATTGACGAACTGACGAAGCAGATTGCAGCCGAGAATGAACTATTGGAACGGGCGAAAGGCTCATTCTGCGAATGGCTTGATGAAAATGTACCTGACTGGGCTGAGACTATCGGTAAAGTGGCCGATGAGCGAAGAATCCTTTACCATACAGCACTCTCACCGCAACTTAGCAATCAAACTGATGGTAGTCTGTTCGGAGTGAACATAGATTTGTCGGAGATAGAAACAAGTGTACGCACGCCACAACAGATAGAAGCCGCTCGGAATGATTTGGCTAATCAGCAGAATCAAGCAAAGAAACAGTTATCTGAACTGTTGGCAAAACAGGACGAGGGAATACGTCAGATAGAAGGACACTATGCCGCCAAGATTAAGGAACTGCGTGAAACATTTGGTACAACAGAACAGTTGCTTCAGACTCTGCCCGGTCAACAGAAACGAGCAGAGTTGTTGTTGGAAGATTTGAACGAGAAACAGCAAAAGGAACGCGATAGATTAACAAAAGAATTGGAGCTTCAAAAGGGAGATGTGTTAGTAGCTCAAAGCGACCTCCAAATGCAACAGGAGGCTCTGGCAGGTAAGAAGACTGCCCGCATCCGACAGATGGAGAAGAAATATCGTGACGAGGAGAAAGAAGAATGCACGGCATTAGAAACCTTCAAGACTGAGACATCTGCGGCCATCGAGCAGCAAACGAAAGAGACCAACCTGCGAATTGCATCGATAGAGGCAGCGCAGAATAAAGACTTGAAGGATGGCGGTGCAGACACCGAACTAATTAATAGCTGTAAGCAGCGCAAGCAAGGAATAGAGAGCTTGCTCAAGAAGATTAAGGAAAACAGCGAGACAATTGCAAATTATAAACTTCATCGTGAAGAGCTATTCCTCCGAGAGCCTGAGTTTCAACGAGACAAGCACAAGTTTGAGACAGAACGCGATAATCTGGAAACAAAATATCAGCAGAGGAAAGCGAAATATGAAGGAGAGAAAAAGCAGCAAGAATCGCATTTAGATCAGAAACGCAAACAAGTTGAGGACATGGAGAAGGGCCAGGAAGAAGCCCGCGACTTTATGGAAAGTGAGACTTGCCCTGCAATCATTCGCGAGGTAATGGCTATTCCCACCAAAGAAGGTTGCAGCGCAATTGTGGGGAGGCTGATGCGTACACAGAATGAGCTCGGACAGTCAGAAAACCGCCTGAAAGAAACGATTAACAGTTTCCGACGCAATTTCTCAGAGCGAAACACATTCAAGTTCCCACTACTGCTTGATTCGTCTGCCGACTATATGGCATACGCCCAAAGCGTGGATGATTTTGTTTCTAACAACAAAATCCTTGAGTTTGAACAGCTCACAAGCAATGTCTATATTGACATCTTGTCGAGAGTGTCACGCGATTTTGGCGACCTCGTTGTTCGTGAATCGGAGATACAGAAGGTCATTCGCGAGGTTAACTACGATTTCACGCAAAAGACCTTTGCTGGAGTTATTCGTGGCATAGAGTTGAAATTGGAACGAAGCAGCCAACCTATCATATTACAACTCCAGAACATCCATGAGTTTTGGAAAGAAAACCATTTGGAGTTAGGTCAACTCAATCTCTTTTCTACCGACAACCGAACGGAAGCTAACAAAGCGGCCGTAAAGTATCTCGAACGGTTGACAGAAGAGTTGAACCACTCTGCAGAGTTGGACGAGCTGAAATTGTCGGACACTTTTATGCTGAAATTCAAGATTGAGGAGAACGACAATTCCACCGGATGGATAGACAACATCAAGATGGTAGGTTCTGATGGTACAGACATCCTCGTAAAAGCCATCATCAACATCCTGCTCATCAATGTGTTCAAACAGCGAGTGTCAAAGCGGACAGGCGATTTCCGCATCCATTGCATGATGGACGAGATTGGGAAATTGGCCGACGAGAACATTCAAGGCATACTCGACTTTGCCAACCAACGTAACATCTTTGTGGTCAACTCTTCTCCAAAATCACATCGCCCTTTGTCGTATCGAAGGCTCTATCTGCTGAGTAAGGATGAGGCTACCAGCAATACAATCATTCAACCCATATTATCCACCAAACAGGCAGAACTGCTATGA
- a CDS encoding RNA-binding domain-containing protein, translating to MRLPINIEELLGGRAVEGDRIEYKTGWNPDAIYRSVCAFANDFDETGGGYIVVGVKEINGRPVRPVIGIDPNQIEPIEKDMVGFNNLIQPYYQPRLYIEEADGKTILVIKVSAGERRPYKVPDQITAKQKTYNYYIRYNSSSIVPKGEYERELINLANRTPFDDRGNDQITLKDISPLLLHDYLVKVKSSLANESLTENMESVLEQMELLEPTPEGYSIKNVAAMMFSEQPDRFFKQSQVEIVLFPEGREKNPNNMIEVEPIRGSVPTMIEKTLSYLETNVIKKQILKPKDREESDKFYNYPYQALEETVVNSLYHRDWTIREPVEITIEPDRISILNFSGPNHTIPMEAIREGKSLRSRRYRNRRLGEFLKELDLTEGRATGIPTVQEELEANGSPRATIETDEERTYFLIDIPCHPYFTKKEIEIDTNGVIEDAESGVKGGVKDGVKELSDIQEVIVKEMLFNPSITTSEMAQKTGIKFRTLQRHISQLQAMGVVVRKDGRKDGYWEVVKSK from the coding sequence ATGAGACTACCAATTAACATAGAAGAATTGCTCGGTGGACGTGCTGTGGAGGGTGACCGCATAGAGTATAAGACAGGATGGAATCCGGATGCTATCTACCGTAGCGTGTGTGCTTTTGCCAACGACTTCGACGAGACGGGTGGCGGTTATATCGTGGTGGGCGTGAAGGAGATAAACGGTCGTCCTGTCCGTCCCGTCATCGGCATCGATCCCAATCAGATTGAGCCTATCGAAAAGGATATGGTGGGATTCAACAACCTGATACAGCCTTACTATCAACCACGGTTGTATATCGAGGAGGCAGACGGGAAGACGATTCTGGTCATCAAGGTGTCGGCTGGAGAGCGTCGCCCTTACAAGGTGCCAGACCAAATCACCGCCAAGCAGAAGACGTACAACTACTACATCCGATACAACAGTAGCAGCATTGTGCCCAAGGGTGAATATGAACGCGAGCTGATAAACCTGGCTAACCGTACACCGTTTGACGACCGAGGGAACGACCAGATAACGCTGAAGGACATCTCGCCGCTGCTGCTGCACGACTATCTGGTGAAGGTGAAAAGCAGCCTTGCTAACGAGTCGTTGACGGAAAACATGGAATCGGTGTTGGAGCAGATGGAACTACTAGAGCCGACGCCCGAGGGGTATAGCATTAAGAACGTGGCAGCTATGATGTTCTCAGAGCAACCTGACCGTTTTTTCAAGCAATCGCAGGTGGAAATTGTGCTGTTCCCTGAAGGACGCGAGAAGAATCCCAACAACATGATTGAAGTAGAACCTATCAGGGGCAGTGTGCCTACGATGATAGAGAAGACATTGAGTTACCTGGAGACCAATGTCATCAAGAAACAGATACTGAAGCCCAAAGACCGCGAGGAGTCGGACAAGTTCTACAACTATCCGTATCAGGCATTGGAAGAGACTGTCGTTAATAGCCTGTATCACAGAGACTGGACGATTAGGGAGCCGGTAGAGATAACCATTGAGCCGGACAGAATATCGATTCTGAATTTCTCTGGGCCTAACCACACCATTCCGATGGAGGCCATTCGAGAGGGTAAGTCTCTCCGTTCACGCAGGTATCGCAATCGTAGATTAGGTGAATTCCTGAAAGAACTGGATCTGACAGAAGGAAGGGCGACAGGAATCCCAACGGTGCAGGAGGAACTAGAAGCCAATGGCTCGCCTAGAGCGACTATCGAGACTGACGAGGAAAGAACGTACTTCCTGATAGACATTCCTTGCCATCCTTATTTCACCAAGAAAGAGATTGAAATTGACACCAATGGCGTAATAGAAGATGCCGAAAGTGGCGTAAAAGGTGGCGTAAAAGATGGCGTAAAAGAACTGTCTGATATTCAGGAGGTTATTGTAAAAGAAATGCTATTCAACCCGTCTATTACGACCAGTGAAATGGCGCAAAAGACTGGCATAAAGTTCAGAACTCTCCAGCGACATATCTCTCAGCTTCAGGCAATGGGGGTTGTTGTCCGCAAAGATGGTCGAAAAGATGGTTATTGGGAGGTCGTAAAAAGCAAATAG
- a CDS encoding NUDIX hydrolase, translated as MAYTYKYPRPAVTADCIVITKDAEPKVLLIQRGIDPFKGCWAFPGGFMNMDETTEQCAIRELEEETGLKVATTDQLGAYSKVDRDPRGRTVTVAYLAIIDEPIAVTGQDDASKAEWWPLSDLPHLAFDHYDILQDAKCMFETITKNRS; from the coding sequence ATGGCATACACCTATAAATATCCAAGACCAGCGGTAACGGCTGACTGTATAGTAATAACGAAGGATGCAGAGCCAAAGGTGCTGCTTATCCAGCGAGGCATTGACCCATTCAAGGGATGCTGGGCATTCCCAGGCGGATTCATGAATATGGATGAAACGACTGAACAGTGCGCAATCAGAGAGCTGGAGGAAGAGACAGGTCTAAAAGTTGCCACAACAGATCAGCTTGGCGCATACTCAAAGGTTGACCGTGATCCAAGAGGGAGAACCGTAACTGTCGCTTATCTGGCCATAATCGATGAGCCGATTGCTGTTACTGGTCAGGATGATGCTTCCAAAGCCGAATGGTGGCCACTGTCTGATTTGCCACATCTCGCATTTGACCACTATGACATTTTGCAGGATGCTAAATGTATGTTTGAAACAATAACCAAAAACAGGTCCTGA
- a CDS encoding YafY family protein — MPTNKNALIRYKYLDRLLSDYHHFYDIHDLTEKVNDMLYEDGFPEVTQRCIEKDINTLEYAPFSAPIERFNKNGKRCIHYENRSFSIFKKEISREEQNLLREVLSTIGQFDGLDNFGWLEDFKIGLHIEERRQIISFSNNPYLQNSNLLGTLFDNISNEVVIKLSYHTFNDETIRSIDFHPYLLKQYNDRWFLLGAADSDQKILNFALDRIDDVESLPEKKYIECPDDIYERFEDIVGVTLYEERQCEHILCWVNDSSKGYVNTKPIHESYTPLKGDKEQELHNQYPKLEGGMFFSIDCIPNFELIRELCSFGGNLVVLSPESIRSEIKDRLLKHVEQYQD, encoded by the coding sequence ATGCCAACGAATAAGAATGCATTAATAAGGTACAAGTACTTAGACAGGCTACTGTCAGACTACCACCATTTTTACGACATTCATGATCTCACAGAGAAAGTGAATGACATGCTTTATGAGGACGGATTTCCAGAAGTGACCCAACGTTGTATCGAGAAGGATATAAACACATTGGAATATGCGCCGTTCTCAGCTCCTATAGAGCGTTTTAACAAGAATGGAAAGCGTTGTATTCATTATGAGAACCGCTCTTTTTCGATATTCAAGAAGGAGATTAGCCGCGAAGAGCAGAACCTTCTTCGTGAAGTGTTAAGTACGATTGGCCAGTTTGATGGTCTTGACAACTTTGGCTGGCTTGAAGATTTCAAGATCGGACTACATATTGAAGAGCGTAGACAGATTATCAGCTTTAGCAACAATCCATATTTACAGAATTCAAATCTGCTTGGAACTCTCTTTGATAACATTTCAAATGAGGTGGTTATAAAGTTGTCATACCATACATTCAATGACGAGACTATCAGAAGTATCGATTTCCATCCTTACCTTCTGAAACAATATAATGATAGGTGGTTCCTGCTTGGTGCAGCAGATAGCGACCAAAAAATTCTAAACTTTGCTTTAGACAGAATAGACGATGTGGAATCATTGCCTGAAAAGAAGTATATAGAATGTCCTGATGACATTTATGAGAGGTTCGAGGATATTGTTGGCGTAACCTTATACGAAGAAAGGCAGTGTGAGCATATTCTTTGCTGGGTCAATGATTCTTCGAAAGGTTATGTTAACACTAAGCCAATTCACGAGAGTTACACTCCGCTGAAAGGCGATAAAGAGCAAGAACTGCACAATCAATATCCAAAATTAGAAGGTGGAATGTTCTTTAGCATTGACTGTATTCCCAATTTTGAACTGATTCGGGAATTGTGCTCTTTTGGAGGAAATCTTGTTGTGCTTTCTCCAGAATCTATCAGATCTGAAATTAAGGATCGACTTCTCAAGCATGTAGAACAATATCAAGATTAG
- a CDS encoding ATP-dependent RecD-like DNA helicase: MVLTTQQQQALKAISEFLNSDIPVFILKGYAGTGKTTMISQIISEIKKLEKLPLLMAPTGRAARVLETKTGYEAFTIHRMIYELDEIETKEDSDDIRYIFPLKDEEDLAKDHICIVDESSMIGTREVQNELFEFGTGSLLNDLLTFVAPHRGGKIVFVGDPMQLPPVGDNKSNALDEDYFEKIGLKVKVSELTDVVRQDNGSAILSNAMKVRALLESSQRNNLVFERKENEVLDIEGYNMPTQLLSIYPKPEIGQSVIITYSNRQARDYNYTVREVLYPGQKQIVIGDILQVVSNNYGLNVMNGDFVKIVDVLGDSENQSAPVYVTIGNDRVQQNITLTFRNVRVRLDNGKEFSCKIIENMLDDADANLSFVQIQALYINFCMRHPGLKRNSQQFKEYLKNDPYYNALRVKYGYAITGHKSQGGEWATVFVDYTGRTGLSNDSLRWTYTVTTRASQVLYGCNMPNVTPMSRMKVAPIIKVTKPREEYLSFSDIPETPFHQSSASNFLKAKYWIVSDELKNNGCYVKGVESKSYCEWYRVEDDKKQLHTVQCFYNKAGLFTRYIALDNMDGIIQILSCLQVNMTPLCSFRYNPSSEVLLTLYNNVESICSDLDVKITNIVEHLSSYCIYYYLQTSGSYACIQFFITKDGFISYAQPFSDEGLEDGILKSVVERLCP, encoded by the coding sequence ATGGTACTAACAACACAGCAACAGCAAGCTTTAAAGGCTATCAGTGAGTTTCTGAACAGTGATATACCCGTATTCATATTGAAGGGATATGCGGGAACTGGTAAGACAACCATGATTAGCCAGATTATATCCGAGATTAAAAAGCTTGAGAAGTTGCCTCTACTTATGGCTCCTACTGGAAGGGCCGCAAGAGTGCTGGAGACTAAGACTGGCTATGAAGCATTCACCATTCATCGGATGATTTATGAGCTTGACGAAATCGAAACGAAAGAAGATTCTGATGACATACGCTATATCTTCCCATTGAAAGATGAGGAAGACCTGGCAAAAGACCATATATGCATCGTTGATGAATCGTCTATGATTGGTACTAGGGAAGTCCAAAACGAGTTGTTTGAATTTGGCACTGGAAGTCTGTTAAATGACCTCTTGACATTTGTCGCTCCACACAGAGGCGGAAAGATCGTTTTTGTGGGTGATCCGATGCAGTTACCGCCTGTCGGTGATAATAAGTCCAATGCACTTGATGAAGACTATTTTGAGAAAATAGGACTGAAGGTTAAGGTATCAGAGTTAACTGATGTTGTACGCCAAGATAATGGAAGTGCAATACTCAGCAATGCCATGAAAGTGCGAGCATTGCTGGAATCCTCACAAAGAAACAACCTTGTATTTGAGAGGAAAGAAAACGAAGTATTGGACATAGAAGGCTATAACATGCCTACACAACTTCTATCCATCTACCCTAAGCCAGAGATAGGCCAATCTGTCATTATCACATACAGCAACCGTCAGGCACGTGACTACAACTATACTGTCAGGGAAGTCTTGTATCCTGGTCAGAAGCAAATTGTAATTGGCGATATACTGCAAGTGGTAAGCAACAATTACGGGCTTAACGTTATGAACGGTGACTTCGTTAAAATCGTAGATGTTCTAGGTGATTCAGAGAACCAATCTGCACCGGTTTATGTTACCATCGGTAATGACAGAGTTCAGCAGAACATTACGCTCACATTCCGTAATGTAAGAGTCAGGCTTGACAACGGAAAAGAATTCTCATGCAAGATCATTGAGAACATGCTAGATGATGCCGATGCAAACCTGTCTTTTGTACAGATTCAGGCACTCTATATCAATTTCTGCATGAGACATCCCGGTCTTAAAAGGAATTCTCAGCAGTTTAAGGAATATTTGAAAAATGATCCTTATTATAATGCTCTGCGGGTCAAGTATGGCTATGCTATCACTGGACATAAATCCCAAGGTGGAGAATGGGCAACAGTATTTGTGGACTATACAGGCAGGACAGGATTAAGCAATGACAGTCTCAGGTGGACATATACAGTTACCACACGTGCAAGTCAAGTGCTATACGGTTGTAACATGCCGAATGTTACACCCATGTCGAGGATGAAAGTGGCTCCTATTATTAAGGTTACTAAACCGAGAGAAGAATATCTGTCATTCTCTGATATACCAGAGACGCCATTTCATCAAAGTAGCGCGTCTAACTTCTTGAAGGCGAAATATTGGATTGTTTCTGATGAATTAAAAAACAATGGTTGTTATGTCAAGGGAGTGGAAAGCAAATCCTATTGTGAATGGTATCGTGTTGAAGACGACAAAAAACAACTGCATACGGTTCAATGCTTTTACAATAAGGCAGGCCTTTTCACCAGATATATTGCGCTTGATAATATGGACGGTATCATTCAGATACTCTCTTGCTTACAGGTAAACATGACTCCATTGTGTTCATTCAGATATAATCCTTCAAGTGAGGTGCTGCTTACATTATATAATAATGTGGAGTCAATCTGCTCTGACTTGGATGTAAAAATCACCAATATTGTAGAGCATCTATCGAGCTATTGCATCTATTATTACCTGCAGACATCAGGAAGTTATGCATGCATCCAGTTCTTTATCACAAAGGATGGATTCATTAGTTATGCGCAGCCATTTTCAGACGAAGGTCTGGAGGATGGCATCCTAAAAAGTGTGGTTGAAAGGTTATGCCCGTGA
- a CDS encoding reverse transcriptase domain-containing protein: MDKFETRKRVSSLQTKADLLKLLNDLKVNDLQENAYPIPMKAINFYCNPAHEKRYKSFSIPKKSGGQRVISAPCRGLMSILTYLNVMFEAMYEPAPCVCGFAIGKSVVDNANNHVGKNYVFNLDMKDFFPSIQQARVWARLQAAPYNMKKDVANIIAGLCCMKTSDGKFVLPQGAPTSPILTNMICERLDRRLTGLARRFGLSYSRYADDITFSSMHFVYSGDGDFMKELNRIVSEEHFSLNDKKTRLQKNNVRQEVTGITVNEKANVTRKYVREIRQLLYIWKKYGYNDAYSKFYPKYKAEKGHVKKGEPVLENVLSGKLLYLKMVKGEEDSTYLRLRKQFDKLSGDTILHKSTSDEFKYILTYDLSNFIAVNSIIPFKLHIKDEDLQTTASGNYKGKMELNGEYMSVFISKGVLKQIRTAEQGDYTDMWKCYISLCESAKGRFWLIHRGKHDEATHNPAPQKTISQIIDIWAKKGLEKAKEVFENVHYPTGDSIDIKAILDVWEEKGADAAEQLYEQYVKQ, from the coding sequence ATGGATAAGTTCGAAACAAGGAAAAGAGTTTCATCACTACAGACAAAAGCAGATTTGCTGAAACTGCTAAATGACTTGAAAGTCAATGACTTGCAAGAGAATGCTTATCCTATCCCTATGAAAGCAATCAATTTCTACTGTAATCCAGCACATGAAAAGAGATATAAATCTTTCTCCATTCCCAAGAAAAGCGGTGGACAAAGAGTTATATCTGCACCATGTAGAGGTCTAATGTCAATCCTCACATATCTAAACGTAATGTTTGAAGCCATGTATGAACCAGCACCATGTGTGTGTGGTTTTGCTATTGGTAAATCTGTGGTTGACAATGCTAATAATCATGTCGGAAAGAATTACGTTTTCAACCTTGATATGAAAGATTTCTTTCCGAGTATCCAGCAAGCACGTGTTTGGGCTCGATTACAAGCTGCACCATATAACATGAAAAAAGATGTAGCTAATATCATCGCAGGTTTATGCTGCATGAAGACAAGCGATGGAAAGTTTGTACTACCCCAAGGAGCCCCAACCTCGCCGATTCTAACAAATATGATTTGTGAGCGTCTTGATCGCCGTTTAACTGGATTAGCAAGACGATTTGGGCTGAGCTATTCGCGTTATGCTGATGATATTACTTTTAGCAGTATGCATTTCGTGTACTCAGGCGACGGAGACTTCATGAAGGAACTGAACCGAATAGTCTCTGAGGAACATTTTTCTTTAAACGATAAAAAGACACGTTTGCAAAAGAATAATGTGCGTCAGGAAGTTACGGGAATAACTGTAAATGAAAAAGCGAATGTTACTAGAAAGTATGTTCGTGAAATACGACAGTTACTATATATATGGAAAAAATATGGCTATAATGATGCCTATAGCAAATTCTATCCTAAATACAAGGCTGAGAAAGGACATGTAAAAAAAGGAGAGCCTGTTCTTGAAAATGTCCTTAGCGGAAAACTCCTTTATCTTAAAATGGTGAAAGGTGAAGAGGATTCAACTTATCTAAGATTGAGGAAGCAATTTGATAAACTTTCCGGTGATACCATCTTACACAAATCTACAAGTGATGAGTTTAAGTATATTCTTACTTATGATTTGAGTAATTTTATCGCCGTCAACTCAATAATCCCCTTTAAATTGCATATTAAGGACGAAGACCTGCAGACAACCGCTTCAGGTAATTATAAAGGTAAAATGGAATTAAACGGAGAGTATATGTCTGTTTTCATAAGCAAAGGCGTACTGAAGCAGATTAGAACTGCCGAACAGGGGGATTATACAGACATGTGGAAATGCTATATCTCATTATGTGAATCAGCGAAAGGGAGATTCTGGCTTATACATAGAGGTAAGCATGATGAAGCCACACACAATCCTGCCCCTCAAAAAACAATAAGTCAAATCATTGACATTTGGGCAAAAAAGGGATTAGAGAAGGCAAAGGAAGTCTTTGAAAACGTACATTATCCTACCGGGGATTCCATAGACATCAAAGCTATTCTTGATGTTTGGGAAGAGAAAGGAGCAGATGCCGCCGAACAACTTTATGAACAATATGTCAAACAATAA